From Chloroflexota bacterium, a single genomic window includes:
- a CDS encoding biotin/lipoyl-binding protein has translation MNVNVRQRVTAVLNAMRDFNLAELEIRIGSERVSLRRAGFSAVREPAGAPAAVAPAEPAGHLVRAPLAGTFFATPKPGDPAFVQVGQQIREGDLVGLVEAMKVFNEVLSDVDGRVARVLVRSGDGVAAGQPLLRVDAEATAQGGYP, from the coding sequence GTGAACGTCAACGTTCGGCAGCGCGTGACCGCCGTGCTCAACGCGATGCGCGACTTCAACCTCGCCGAGCTCGAGATCCGCATCGGCTCGGAGCGGGTGAGCTTGCGCCGGGCCGGGTTCTCGGCCGTGCGTGAACCGGCGGGCGCTCCGGCTGCCGTCGCGCCGGCGGAGCCGGCCGGCCACCTGGTGCGGGCGCCGCTTGCCGGCACATTCTTCGCCACGCCCAAGCCCGGCGATCCCGCGTTTGTGCAGGTGGGTCAGCAGATTCGCGAGGGTGACCTGGTCGGTCTCGTCGAGGCCATGAAGGTGTTCAACGAAGTGCTGTCCGACGTTGATGGGCGGGTGGCGCGCGTTCTGGTGCGCAGCGGTGACGGCGTGGCCGCGGGCCAGCCGCTGCTGCGCGTGGACGCGGAAGCTACAGCCCAGGGTGGGTATCCTTAA
- a CDS encoding biotin transporter BioY: MSTVITAVRRRPSIVVSDALLIGAFTVMMWPAAHAKVEAEPVPYTLQVLMVLLAGLLLGPWRAGASMGLYAIIGFAGAPIFARGGGPAYFFSPSAGYIYGFVIAAVVVGLTAQFLRRRYEARSDGSQGVIERFAKVELPAALAGIPIIYIFGVNHLALYYLLATDKSNPWGLAWLNGAGIFIWYDAIKAAIAATIASSAGLHRER; this comes from the coding sequence ATGTCGACCGTGATCACAGCCGTACGTCGCCGCCCGTCCATTGTGGTGTCCGACGCCCTGCTCATTGGCGCATTCACGGTGATGATGTGGCCGGCGGCGCACGCCAAAGTCGAGGCCGAACCCGTCCCCTACACCTTGCAGGTGTTGATGGTGCTGCTGGCCGGCCTGCTGCTCGGTCCCTGGCGCGCCGGCGCCTCCATGGGCCTCTACGCAATCATCGGATTCGCCGGAGCGCCCATTTTCGCTCGCGGCGGCGGACCGGCCTACTTCTTCTCGCCGTCGGCCGGGTACATCTACGGATTTGTCATCGCGGCGGTGGTGGTGGGTCTGACTGCGCAGTTTCTGCGCCGGCGCTACGAGGCCCGATCGGACGGCAGCCAGGGAGTGATCGAGCGATTCGCCAAGGTCGAGTTGCCGGCCGCGCTGGCGGGCATTCCGATCATCTACATCTTTGGCGTCAACCACCTCGCCCTGTACTATCTGCTCGCCACTGACAAGTCCAATCCGTGGGGGCTGGCCTGGCTCAATGGCGCCGGGATTTTCATCTGGTACGACGCCATCAAGGCCGCCATCGCGGCGACCATTGCGAGCAGTGCCGGGCTACACAGAGAGAGGTAA
- a CDS encoding aminotransferase class III-fold pyridoxal phosphate-dependent enzyme — translation MNVERPPRADSAAVHFESAREVLVAGISGTARENAALGQAMLAARGEGPYIIAPDGRRYLDYFSGFGSVILGYDHAGVRGAIEQALDMGIIHGPETVYQEQLARRIVNLVPSAEMVRFANSGSEATMAAIRLARAHTQRTKILKFEGHFHGIHEHVLYNTHPEPRTVTPGEIVETSADSAGIPSAFADAVIVVPWNDLSAVNHAFERHGTDIAAVIMEPINYNAGALLADIDYLRAVREITRDHGSVLIFDEVLSGFRTGADCAQGFYGVTPDVTLLGKAVANGVPLAVIAGRREVMSELAPLGESAHSGTYSGHIFGVKAALATLDALEAPGVFDGETGLLAMSERLYSGLRDIFEHRDIRCRVQGVGPRFALYFGLDPDVEPRAYQDIAGHDSDTLKQFARACYARGVYFHVYEVVVGHHGFGTAHDATVIDDTLDRVDAACVDLMAD, via the coding sequence ATGAACGTGGAGCGGCCGCCCCGGGCCGATTCAGCCGCCGTCCACTTCGAGTCGGCGCGCGAGGTCCTGGTTGCCGGCATCTCGGGGACGGCGCGTGAAAACGCGGCGCTGGGGCAGGCGATGCTCGCAGCCCGTGGGGAAGGCCCCTACATCATCGCGCCGGACGGCCGCCGGTATCTAGACTATTTCTCCGGATTCGGCTCCGTCATCCTCGGGTATGACCACGCCGGCGTACGCGGGGCGATCGAGCAGGCGCTCGACATGGGAATCATCCACGGACCCGAGACGGTCTACCAGGAGCAGCTCGCGCGGCGCATCGTGAACCTGGTGCCCTCGGCCGAGATGGTGCGCTTCGCGAACTCGGGCTCGGAAGCCACGATGGCGGCGATCCGATTGGCGCGAGCCCATACCCAACGGACGAAGATTCTCAAGTTCGAGGGCCATTTCCACGGCATCCACGAGCACGTGCTCTACAACACGCATCCGGAGCCTCGCACGGTCACGCCCGGCGAGATCGTGGAGACCTCCGCGGATTCAGCGGGCATCCCTTCCGCGTTTGCCGACGCCGTGATCGTCGTGCCCTGGAATGACCTGTCGGCCGTGAACCATGCCTTCGAGCGTCATGGGACGGACATTGCCGCCGTCATCATGGAGCCGATCAACTACAACGCCGGCGCCCTGCTGGCGGACATCGACTACCTGCGGGCCGTGCGCGAGATCACGCGCGATCACGGCAGCGTGCTGATCTTCGACGAGGTCTTGTCGGGATTCCGCACCGGCGCCGACTGCGCGCAGGGCTTCTACGGCGTCACGCCCGACGTGACGCTGCTGGGCAAGGCGGTGGCGAACGGCGTGCCGCTCGCGGTCATCGCGGGTCGGCGTGAGGTGATGTCGGAGTTGGCGCCGCTGGGCGAGTCGGCCCACAGCGGGACGTATTCCGGCCACATCTTCGGCGTCAAGGCGGCGTTGGCCACGCTCGATGCGCTGGAGGCTCCCGGCGTCTTCGACGGTGAAACGGGCCTGCTGGCGATGTCGGAGCGGTTGTACAGCGGTTTGCGGGACATCTTCGAGCACCGGGACATTCGCTGCCGCGTGCAGGGCGTCGGCCCGCGATTCGCGCTCTACTTCGGCCTCGACCCGGACGTGGAGCCGCGCGCCTATCAGGACATCGCCGGCCACGACTCCGACACCCTGAAGCAATTCGCGCGGGCCTGCTACGCGCGCGGCGTCTATTTCCACGTCTACGAGGTGGTGGTTGGCCACCACGGCTTCGGCACCGCGCACGACGCAACGGTCATCGACGACACGCTGGACCGGGTGGACGCCGCGTGCGTCGACCTGATGGCCGACTGA
- a CDS encoding NADH-quinone oxidoreductase subunit I encodes MPLGSGILKGFATVFKVGARKPATIMYPENVRDIAYRFRGQVGMRRDEVTNGLTCVGCGLCETACPNDVIRVDTSEGEDGTRVVDRYLFDVGRCVFCYFCIEACPVDALQRTHDFHLVTEDRRGLLIDGFKMIEIYEHDLENRSLEDQNIGPGTRPRLWFGDD; translated from the coding sequence ATGCCGCTAGGTTCAGGAATTCTCAAAGGCTTCGCCACCGTCTTCAAGGTGGGCGCGCGCAAGCCGGCCACGATCATGTACCCCGAGAACGTGCGCGACATCGCCTATCGCTTCCGGGGTCAGGTCGGCATGCGCCGCGACGAGGTCACGAACGGCCTCACGTGCGTGGGCTGCGGACTCTGCGAGACGGCATGCCCGAACGACGTAATTCGTGTCGACACGAGCGAGGGGGAAGACGGCACCCGCGTGGTGGACCGCTATCTCTTCGACGTGGGTCGCTGCGTCTTCTGCTACTTCTGCATCGAGGCCTGCCCGGTCGACGCGCTCCAGCGAACCCACGACTTTCACCTGGTCACCGAGGATCGCCGCGGTCTGTTGATCGACGGCTTCAAGATGATTGAAATCTACGAGCACGATCTGGAAAACCGGTCGCTCGAAGACCAAAACATCGGTCCGGGAACACGTCCCCGGCTGTGGTTCGGCGATGACTGA
- a CDS encoding NADH-quinone oxidoreductase subunit M — translation MSGEAALNLPLLSLLLWLPLIIGIPMVLLARTRDLQALSAFGATLAQLILAIIIVITFNTEFDPELAYQHGEFAEWIPALGINYKLGVDGISILMVLLTGILGPVVAATSWLTIKTRAREFFLNLLLLQTGMMGVFVTLDFILFYVFWEMMLIPMYLMIGIWGGERRIYATIKFFLYTFAGSVLMLVAILALRFNTGTFDIEAIPAHMQDAAIGLQRWVFVAFLLAFAIKVPMFPFHTWLPDAHVEAPTGGSVLLAGVLLKMGAYGFLRFMLPMTPDAVADLRGLLIVLSIVAIIYGALVAMVQPDLKKLIAYSSVSHMGFVTLGIFSGSQTGIDGAIILMMSHGLVTGALFLAVGVVYDRAHTRQIAELGGLVTRMPAYAVALGFFTLASLGLPMLSSFVGEFLVLVGAFDYGIGAGVTAAIGVVLAAAYMLWMYQRVVLGRLRNDALSTISDMNRVEAAAFAALAVLVLWIGIYPATFIDMITGATAGLVS, via the coding sequence ATGAGCGGCGAAGCCGCACTCAATCTCCCGCTGCTGTCGCTGCTGCTGTGGCTGCCGCTGATCATCGGCATCCCCATGGTGCTGCTCGCGCGCACGCGTGACCTACAGGCGCTGTCGGCCTTCGGCGCCACGCTGGCTCAGCTGATCCTCGCGATCATCATCGTCATCACCTTCAACACCGAGTTCGATCCCGAGCTGGCCTATCAGCACGGCGAGTTCGCCGAGTGGATCCCGGCTCTCGGCATCAACTACAAGCTGGGGGTCGATGGCATCTCGATCCTGATGGTGCTGCTGACGGGCATCCTCGGTCCGGTCGTCGCGGCCACTTCGTGGCTGACGATCAAGACCCGAGCGCGCGAGTTTTTCCTGAATCTGCTGCTGCTGCAGACCGGAATGATGGGCGTGTTCGTCACGCTCGACTTCATCCTGTTCTACGTGTTCTGGGAAATGATGCTGATCCCGATGTACCTGATGATCGGCATCTGGGGCGGCGAGCGCCGCATCTACGCGACGATCAAGTTCTTCCTCTACACCTTCGCCGGCAGCGTGCTGATGCTGGTCGCGATTCTGGCGCTGCGCTTCAACACCGGCACCTTTGACATCGAGGCCATCCCGGCGCACATGCAGGACGCCGCGATCGGACTGCAACGGTGGGTGTTCGTGGCGTTCCTGCTCGCCTTCGCGATCAAGGTCCCCATGTTCCCCTTCCACACGTGGCTGCCCGACGCCCACGTGGAGGCCCCAACGGGCGGCAGCGTGCTGCTGGCGGGCGTGCTGCTAAAGATGGGCGCCTACGGTTTCCTGCGCTTCATGCTGCCGATGACGCCCGACGCCGTGGCCGACCTGCGCGGGCTGCTCATCGTGCTCTCGATCGTTGCCATCATCTACGGTGCCCTCGTCGCCATGGTCCAACCCGATCTCAAGAAGCTCATCGCCTATTCGAGCGTGAGCCATATGGGCTTTGTGACCCTGGGCATCTTCAGCGGCTCGCAGACCGGCATCGACGGCGCCATCATCCTGATGATGAGCCACGGGCTCGTCACCGGCGCGCTGTTTCTCGCCGTCGGCGTGGTCTATGACCGCGCCCACACCCGCCAGATTGCGGAGCTTGGCGGACTGGTGACGCGGATGCCGGCCTATGCCGTCGCGCTTGGATTCTTCACGCTGGCTTCGCTCGGGCTGCCGATGCTGAGCAGCTTCGTCGGCGAATTCCTCGTCCTGGTCGGGGCGTTCGACTACGGCATCGGCGCCGGCGTCACGGCCGCGATCGGCGTGGTGCTCGCGGCGGCCTACATGCTCTGGATGTACCAGCGCGTGGTGCTGGGCCGCCTGCGGAACGACGCGCTCAGCACGATCAGTGACATGAACCGCGTGGAGGCGGCGGCATTCGCCGCGCTGGCCGTGCTGGTGCTGTGGATCGGCATCTATCCGGCGACATTCATTGACATGATTACCGGCGCGACGGCCGGGTTGGTGAGCTAG
- the acpP gene encoding acyl carrier protein gives MATFERVVAVIADKLDIPAEDIGEESKFVEDLNADSLDQVELIMALEDEYDITIPDEDAQKIVSVKDALDYIDTNVESG, from the coding sequence GTGGCAACGTTTGAACGGGTAGTGGCCGTAATCGCCGACAAGCTTGATATCCCCGCCGAGGACATCGGGGAGGAGTCGAAGTTTGTCGAGGACCTCAACGCCGACTCGCTGGACCAGGTTGAGTTGATCATGGCGCTCGAGGACGAATACGACATCACGATTCCTGACGAAGACGCCCAGAAGATCGTCTCCGTCAAGGACGCGCTGGACTACATCGACACGAACGTCGAGTCGGGTTAG
- a CDS encoding NADH-quinone oxidoreductase subunit J produces the protein MTDNLAEVIAFWYLAFMAVTGGVGVLALRNPVHSALSLVYVIFHVAGLFVILGAGFLAVVQIIVYAGAIVVLFLFTLMMLDMRGIAHERFVHRQLWLALPLAVLLAIEAVFVGVGTPEVREAFLGAFPPQTISDLGGSTQAIAAVLFSEYLLPFEVASVLLLVAAIGAIILARRFDRELEAMPDAAEAGESGEAAS, from the coding sequence ATGACTGACAACCTCGCCGAAGTCATCGCCTTTTGGTATCTCGCCTTCATGGCCGTCACGGGCGGCGTGGGGGTGCTGGCGCTTCGCAACCCCGTGCACTCGGCCCTGTCGCTGGTCTACGTGATTTTCCACGTAGCCGGGCTGTTCGTGATCCTGGGCGCCGGATTCCTGGCCGTGGTCCAGATCATCGTCTACGCCGGCGCCATCGTGGTGCTGTTTCTCTTCACGCTGATGATGCTGGATATGCGCGGAATCGCGCACGAGCGGTTCGTCCACCGTCAGCTGTGGCTGGCGCTGCCGTTGGCCGTGCTGCTCGCGATTGAGGCCGTGTTCGTCGGCGTGGGCACGCCCGAGGTCCGCGAGGCGTTTCTGGGGGCATTTCCGCCGCAGACGATCTCGGACCTCGGCGGCAGCACCCAGGCCATCGCCGCGGTCCTGTTTAGCGAGTACCTGCTGCCGTTCGAGGTAGCCAGCGTCCTGCTGCTCGTCGCGGCCATCGGCGCGATCATCCTGGCGCGGCGCTTCGATCGCGAGCTCGAAGCCATGCCGGACGCAGCCGAGGCTGGCGAGTCGGGCGAGGCTGCCTCCTGA
- the nuoK gene encoding NADH-quinone oxidoreductase subunit NuoK, with product MMDLNAYLVVGGLLFSLGVLGTLLRRNIIVMLISIELMLNGANLTLAAFSTFLEDMAGNVMVIFSLTVAAAEVAVGLAILVALSRVFPVVNIDQLDDLRG from the coding sequence CTGATGGATCTCAACGCTTACCTGGTCGTCGGCGGCCTGCTCTTCTCGCTCGGAGTGCTGGGCACGCTGCTGCGCCGCAACATCATTGTGATGCTCATTTCGATCGAGCTGATGCTCAACGGCGCCAACCTCACGCTGGCGGCCTTCTCGACCTTCCTCGAGGACATGGCCGGCAACGTGATGGTCATCTTCTCGCTCACCGTCGCGGCGGCCGAGGTCGCCGTCGGTCTGGCGATCCTGGTCGCCCTGAGCCGCGTATTCCCCGTGGTCAACATCGACCAGTTGGACGATCTGCGCGGATGA
- a CDS encoding NADH-quinone oxidoreductase subunit N yields MGEVNAADLTWILPEIIVAGSAMLLLLWTAILRNDDRWWSVSIALGANAMAGIVMALRQPIDGGALEIFSGQLVIDSFSTFFRALFLVVGSLAVLTVAQRFERVPFTETAATLQFSLSGMLLMAGAVDWVTAFIALELMAVPVYVLTAMTRFRRDSVEAAMKYLVLGAFATAVLVYGIAWTYGLTGTTYFPELAERIMTVGASPWMLFAIGLILVGFGFKVAAVPFHAWTPDAYQGAPTPLAAFISVGPKVAAVALLARVVGLGFGFQGADTGADPAVVLNVALAIAIIATATMIVGNLVAISQSNIKRMLGYSSIAHTGYMLVGLAAVTRVETDTGFASFDFVGLPSVLFYGFVYAFMNFGAFAVAHVVEYQTGSNEISAFRGLMQRSPVPAAAMAVFMLGLTGIPPLTGFFGKLYILQAAVESDLGWLAIVLVVTSVVSAFYYLRVIVQMFMSDPDAEAASDGEPSAEVADLHTAVITATAGATLALGIVGGGILAWAQSSVATGLF; encoded by the coding sequence ATGGGCGAAGTCAACGCTGCCGACCTGACCTGGATTCTGCCGGAGATCATCGTGGCGGGCAGCGCCATGTTGCTGTTGCTGTGGACGGCGATCCTGCGCAACGACGACCGCTGGTGGTCGGTCAGCATCGCCTTGGGCGCCAACGCCATGGCGGGCATCGTGATGGCGTTGCGGCAGCCGATCGACGGCGGCGCGCTCGAAATCTTCAGCGGTCAGTTGGTCATCGACAGCTTCTCAACCTTCTTCCGCGCCCTGTTCCTGGTCGTCGGATCGCTTGCCGTCCTGACCGTCGCCCAACGCTTCGAGCGCGTACCGTTCACCGAGACGGCGGCCACCTTGCAGTTTTCGCTCAGCGGCATGCTGCTCATGGCCGGCGCCGTCGACTGGGTGACGGCGTTCATCGCCCTGGAGTTGATGGCGGTGCCGGTGTACGTGCTCACGGCCATGACGCGGTTCCGGCGAGACTCGGTCGAAGCGGCGATGAAATACCTCGTACTCGGCGCGTTTGCGACCGCGGTGCTGGTCTACGGCATCGCCTGGACCTACGGCCTCACGGGCACGACCTACTTTCCGGAGCTTGCCGAACGCATCATGACCGTCGGCGCTAGCCCGTGGATGCTGTTTGCCATCGGCCTCATCCTCGTCGGCTTTGGGTTCAAAGTCGCCGCGGTCCCATTCCACGCGTGGACGCCCGACGCCTACCAGGGCGCGCCCACGCCGCTGGCCGCATTTATCTCCGTAGGTCCGAAGGTCGCCGCCGTGGCGCTGCTTGCGCGCGTCGTCGGGCTCGGATTCGGATTCCAGGGCGCCGACACGGGCGCCGATCCAGCGGTTGTGCTCAACGTCGCTCTGGCCATCGCCATCATCGCCACCGCGACGATGATCGTCGGCAACCTCGTGGCCATCTCGCAGTCCAACATCAAGCGCATGCTCGGATATTCGAGCATTGCGCACACCGGCTACATGCTGGTCGGACTCGCGGCGGTCACGCGGGTCGAGACCGACACCGGATTCGCGTCATTCGACTTCGTGGGCCTGCCGTCGGTGCTGTTCTACGGCTTCGTCTACGCCTTCATGAACTTCGGCGCGTTCGCCGTTGCGCACGTCGTCGAGTATCAGACCGGAAGCAACGAGATCTCCGCATTCCGGGGCCTGATGCAGCGGTCCCCGGTGCCTGCGGCGGCCATGGCGGTGTTCATGCTTGGATTGACGGGCATCCCGCCGCTGACCGGCTTTTTCGGCAAGCTCTATATCCTTCAGGCCGCGGTTGAGTCGGACTTGGGCTGGCTCGCCATCGTGTTGGTCGTGACGTCGGTCGTTTCGGCGTTCTACTACCTGCGCGTGATCGTGCAGATGTTCATGAGCGATCCCGACGCCGAGGCAGCGTCGGACGGCGAGCCCTCAGCTGAAGTGGCCGACCTGCACACCGCCGTCATCACAGCCACCGCAGGCGCGACGTTGGCGCTTGGCATCGTCGGCGGCGGCATCCTGGCCTGGGCCCAGTCGTCCGTCGCGACGGGCCTCTTCTAG
- the nuoL gene encoding NADH-quinone oxidoreductase subunit L has product MFEVVWLIPFAPLLGFVVNGVAGRRIPRATGWISTGAILGSFVLTVALWIGGITADQPGWTFYPWVDSGTFAVNIGFLLDPLAIVMLLVVTGVSALVALYSVGYMDHDAAKSRFHTWIPLFVFSMVMLVMSDNLLQLFIFWEMVGLCSYLLIGYWHDRHSANIAATKAFLVNRIGDFGFIIGIVLAFFHFDTLRYREIFEVIGDKDPAMTTAIAFLLFVGAMGKSAQFPLHVWLPDAMEGPTPVSALIHAATMVTAGVYIVARMNPLYTVSPEALIFVAAIGTVTAFVAATIALVQTDIKRVLAYSTVSQLGLMFVALGAGAYSIAIFHLATHAFFKALLFLGSGSVIHALNDEQDMRQMGGLWRKMPLTYGTFLLGGLALAAVFPLAGFWSKDEILASAFLKATAPAGASLAADHGAGIFWLFFIVGLVVSLMTAFYTLRMILMTFHGKPRNQELHDHAHESPWVMTLPLGILAIGAVVAGAALGIPPEHGFLHEYLYKTAGIIHFEGAGDPPTVALAVISTVVALAGVAIAYLAYRRGVPIPDAARRLAPGAEKLFQRKWYMDHLGDGLMVMLTRAIAVVSWGFDAGVIDGLVNASGTVTRRLSGEVQRLQTGQAQNYALLMVVGIVLVIGGLMIFGGNAS; this is encoded by the coding sequence GTGTTTGAGGTCGTCTGGCTGATCCCGTTCGCGCCGCTGTTGGGGTTCGTCGTCAACGGCGTCGCCGGGCGGCGCATCCCGCGCGCGACCGGCTGGATTTCCACCGGCGCCATCCTTGGCTCATTTGTGCTCACCGTCGCGCTGTGGATCGGCGGCATCACGGCGGACCAACCTGGCTGGACCTTCTATCCATGGGTCGATTCGGGCACGTTCGCCGTCAACATCGGCTTCCTGCTCGACCCGCTCGCCATCGTCATGCTGCTGGTGGTCACGGGCGTCAGCGCACTGGTGGCGCTCTACTCCGTGGGCTACATGGACCACGACGCGGCGAAGTCCCGGTTCCACACCTGGATTCCGCTCTTCGTGTTCAGCATGGTCATGCTGGTCATGTCGGACAACCTGCTCCAGCTCTTCATCTTCTGGGAAATGGTGGGGCTGTGCTCGTACCTCCTAATCGGCTACTGGCACGACCGACACAGCGCCAACATCGCCGCCACCAAGGCCTTCCTCGTCAATCGCATCGGAGACTTTGGGTTCATCATCGGCATCGTCCTGGCGTTCTTCCACTTCGACACGCTCCGTTATCGCGAGATCTTCGAGGTCATTGGCGACAAAGACCCGGCCATGACCACGGCCATCGCCTTCCTGCTGTTCGTCGGGGCCATGGGCAAGTCCGCCCAGTTCCCGCTCCACGTGTGGCTGCCGGACGCTATGGAAGGCCCTACACCCGTCAGCGCGCTGATCCACGCCGCCACGATGGTCACGGCGGGGGTCTACATCGTGGCGCGGATGAATCCGCTCTACACGGTTTCGCCCGAGGCCCTGATCTTCGTCGCCGCCATCGGGACGGTCACCGCTTTCGTCGCCGCGACCATCGCCCTGGTCCAAACCGACATCAAACGCGTGCTGGCGTATTCAACCGTGAGCCAGCTGGGGCTGATGTTCGTGGCCCTTGGGGCCGGTGCGTATTCCATTGCCATCTTCCACCTGGCGACGCACGCGTTTTTCAAGGCGCTGCTGTTCCTTGGGTCCGGCAGCGTCATCCACGCCCTCAACGACGAGCAGGACATGCGCCAGATGGGCGGGTTGTGGCGCAAGATGCCGCTCACCTACGGCACCTTCCTGCTCGGCGGCCTGGCCCTTGCCGCCGTGTTTCCGCTCGCCGGCTTCTGGAGCAAGGACGAGATCCTGGCCAGCGCGTTTCTGAAGGCCACCGCACCCGCGGGCGCGTCGCTTGCCGCCGACCACGGCGCGGGCATTTTCTGGCTCTTTTTCATCGTCGGCCTGGTGGTGTCGCTCATGACGGCGTTCTACACGCTGCGAATGATCCTGATGACGTTCCACGGCAAGCCGCGGAACCAGGAGCTCCACGACCACGCCCATGAATCGCCCTGGGTGATGACCCTGCCGCTCGGCATCCTGGCGATCGGCGCGGTCGTCGCGGGCGCAGCCCTCGGGATTCCGCCCGAGCACGGCTTTCTCCACGAGTATCTCTACAAGACGGCCGGCATCATCCACTTCGAGGGCGCCGGCGATCCGCCCACGGTGGCGCTCGCCGTCATCTCGACGGTGGTGGCGCTTGCCGGCGTGGCCATCGCCTACCTCGCCTACCGGCGGGGCGTTCCGATCCCGGACGCCGCGCGCCGTCTGGCTCCGGGCGCCGAGAAGCTTTTCCAGCGCAAGTGGTACATGGACCATCTCGGCGACGGCCTGATGGTGATGTTGACTCGCGCCATCGCCGTCGTGTCGTGGGGCTTTGACGCCGGCGTCATCGACGGCCTGGTGAACGCGTCAGGCACAGTCACGCGCCGCCTGAGCGGCGAAGTGCAGCGCTTGCAGACCGGCCAGGCGCAGAACTATGCCCTGCTCATGGTTGTGGGCATCGTGCTGGTTATCGGCGGGCTCATGATCTTCGGGGGGAACGCCTCATGA